A single window of Rhodamnia argentea isolate NSW1041297 chromosome 5, ASM2092103v1, whole genome shotgun sequence DNA harbors:
- the LOC115753045 gene encoding uncharacterized protein LOC115753045, translating to MAVTSSAVLVFLLLIAASAFAAPSPPLEGLLPNGNFEDPPKRTDLKKTVIQGKYGLPKWEINGLVEYIAAGPQPGGMFFAVAHGVHAVRLGNDASISQSIPVKPGSLYALTFGASRTCAQDEVLRVSVHPQTGDLPLQTLYSSNGGDTYAWGFRAASNVAKVVFHNPGVQEDPACGPLLDAVAIKELFPPRPTRDNLVKNPGFEEGPHRLINSSDGVLLPPRQEDITSPLPGWIIESLKAVKFIDKKHFNVPFGLAAVELVAGRESAIAQIIRTIPSKCYNLTFTIGDARNGCHGSMMVEAFAAKDTLKVPFQSQGKGGFKIVSFKFKALSARTRLTFFSSFYHTRIDDFGSLCGPVLDEVKVVPLSRC from the exons ATGGCTGTAACGAGCTCGGCTGTGCTTGTTTTCTTGCTGCTGATAGCAGCTTCTGCTTTTGCAGCTCCATCTCCACCTTTGGAAG GGCTTTTACCAAATGGCAACTTTGAAGACCCACCAAAACGCACTGACCTCAAGAAGACGGTAATCCAGGGCAAGTACGGCTTGCCCAAGTGGGAAATCAACGGCCTCGTCGAGTACATCGCCGCTGGTCCCCAGCCCGGCGGTATGTTCTTCGCCGTTGCACACGGTGTCCACGCCGTCAGGCTCGGCAACGATGCCTCCATCTCACAGTCGATACCGGTCAAACCGGGGTCTCTGTACGCTCTCACGTTCGGAGCATCAAGAACCTGCGCACAGGATGAGGTGCTGAGAGTGTCGGTGCATCCACAGACAGGGGATCTTCCTCTGCAGACGCTCTACAGCAGCAATGGTGGGGACACGTATGCTTGGGGGTTTAGGGCTGCTTCGAATGTGGCTAAGGTGGTGTTTCACAATCCTGGAGTTCAGGAGGATCCTGCGTGTGGCCCACTCTTGGACGCTGTGGCCATCAAGGAGCTCTTTCCTCCCAGGCCAACAAGAG ATAACTTGGTGAAGAACCCTGGGTTTGAGGAGGGTCCCCACCGCCTAATCAATTCATCTGACGGTGTTCTCCTCCCCCCAAGGCAGGAGGACATCACATCTCCCCTTCCTGGTTGGATTATTGAATCGCTCAAGGCAGTGAAGTTCATAGACAAGAAGCACTTCAATGTCCCGTTTGGACTTGCAGCAGTCGAGCTAGTTGCAGGAAGAGAAAGTGCAATTGCCCAAATCATAAGAACCATCCCCAGTAAATGCTACAATCTCACCTTCACCATTGGAGACGCGAGGAACGGCTGCCATGGGTCGATGATGGTGGAAGCTTTTGCTGCTAAAGACACCCTCAAAGTCCCTTTTCAATCGCAAGGGAAGGGGGGGTTCAAGATTGTTAGTTTCAAGTTCAAAGCACTTTCAGCAAGGACAAGGCTCACTTTCTTCAGTTCATTCTACCACACCAGGATCGACGACTTCGGATCTCTGTGCGGCCCTGTGCTTGATGAAGTTAAGGTTGTCCCTTTGTCTAGATGTTAG
- the LOC115753047 gene encoding cytochrome b5 domain-containing protein RLF, translated as MDNDDDFTFCQVAPPAEQEGPLGKKLASDIDGISISKESSNVSGGSQNRRFIWRDKVDDNSIPTQQGTVGSLSFNVIDTSSTRNSNNPSKGSTSANAAGLVTNSGKQKSAGRKAAPRAKVPFEKGYSQMDWMKLTRTHPDLAGLKGQSNRRLISMEEVKQHQLDGSMWTVLKGRVYNISPYMKFHPGGVDMLMKAVGKDCTSLFNKYHAWVNDEFLLEKCLVGVLDDSHK; from the exons ATGGACAATGACGATGACTTCACCTTCTGTCAG GTGGCTCCACCTGCTGAACAAGAAGGTCCGCTGGGAAAGAAGCTTGCTTCTGATATTGATGGTATATCTATTAGCAAGGAATCTTCAAATGTCTCTGGTGGCAGTCAGAATAGAAGGTTTATCTGGAGGGATAAAGTAGATGACAATTCCATCCCTACTCAGCAGGGAACAGTTGGCTCTTTGAGCTTCAATGTTATCGATACGTCCTCCACAAGAAATTCGAACAATCCCTCAAAAGGATCCACTTCAGCCAATGCTGCCGGTTTGGTTACAAATTCGGGTAAGCAGAAGTCGGCTGGAAGGAAGGCTGCACCTCGCGCCAAGGTTCCCTTTGAGAAGGGTTATAGCCAAATGGATTGGATGAAGCTCACTCGAACTCATCCTGACCTTGCAG GATTGAAGGGACAGTCTAACAGAAGACTCATATCAATGGAGGAAGTTAAACAGCACCAACTGGATGGTTCTATGTGGACTGTCTTAAAAGGCCGTGTTTACAACATATCTCCATATATGAAATTTCATCCTGGAG GTGTTGATATGTTGATGAAGGCTGTGGGAAAAGACTGTACGTCCTTATTTA ACAAATACCATGCCTGGGTGAATGATGAATTCCTCCTGGAGAAATGCCTTGTTGGAGTATTAGATGATAGCCACAAATAA